One genomic region from Microbacterium sp. No. 7 encodes:
- a CDS encoding DUF4192 family protein has product MTTTAQPTVVQATSAADFLGLIPALIGYTPTRSIVVVPFRGNHTAGAARFDLNEDTDPQALASTITGIVCRIPDARAVAVVIYTDQDGHTTRPIIGALLDRATECGFGIKDALYVARDGWGSALTDEQPHPLTEINSALAAGRATTGDQHSGTEIPAPDEDRLEAVLAAFEDFGLADVAETDWVALAEVAATTRPEEIDPFDAASLIFALSRPSLRDIAIVQWATDEHGGERAAEAQAGWEHGEEYPTDLASIMWGDAPRPDARRLQSALATVRHLTALAPQPLRAGLLATIAWLSWALGHSTHADAYARQALTIEPGHGLSEIVASFVQAGHLPRWAFER; this is encoded by the coding sequence ATGACCACCACCGCCCAGCCGACCGTCGTCCAGGCCACCAGCGCCGCCGACTTCCTCGGCCTCATCCCCGCCCTCATCGGCTACACCCCGACCCGCTCCATCGTCGTCGTCCCCTTCCGCGGCAACCACACCGCCGGGGCCGCACGCTTCGACCTCAACGAGGACACCGACCCGCAGGCCCTCGCCAGCACCATCACCGGCATCGTCTGCCGTATCCCCGACGCCCGGGCCGTCGCCGTGGTCATCTACACCGACCAGGACGGGCACACCACCCGCCCCATCATCGGCGCCCTCCTCGACCGAGCCACCGAGTGCGGCTTCGGCATCAAGGACGCCCTCTACGTCGCCCGCGATGGCTGGGGAAGCGCCCTCACCGACGAGCAGCCCCACCCGCTCACCGAGATCAACTCCGCGCTCGCCGCAGGCCGCGCCACCACCGGCGACCAGCACAGCGGCACCGAGATCCCCGCCCCCGACGAGGACCGCCTCGAGGCCGTGCTCGCAGCGTTCGAGGACTTCGGCCTCGCCGACGTCGCCGAAACCGACTGGGTCGCACTCGCGGAGGTCGCCGCGACCACCCGGCCCGAGGAGATCGACCCGTTCGACGCGGCCAGCCTGATCTTCGCCCTCAGCCGCCCCTCCCTCCGCGACATCGCCATCGTGCAGTGGGCCACCGACGAGCACGGCGGCGAGCGGGCCGCCGAGGCGCAGGCCGGATGGGAGCACGGCGAGGAGTACCCGACCGACCTCGCCAGCATCATGTGGGGCGACGCTCCCCGACCCGACGCGCGCCGCCTGCAGTCCGCTCTCGCCACCGTGCGCCACCTGACCGCACTCGCCCCCCAGCCCCTCCGCGCGGGCCTGCTGGCGACCATCGCGTGGCTCTCCTGGGCGCTCGGGCACTCCACCCACGCCGACGCCTACGCCCGCCAGGCGCTCACGATCGAACCCGGCCACGGCCTCTCCGAGATCGTCGCCTCGTTCGTCCAGGCAGGCCACCTCCCTCGCTGGGCCTTCGAGCG